One segment of Candidatus Angelobacter sp. DNA contains the following:
- a CDS encoding alpha/beta hydrolase-fold protein has product MLKPKFFSLCASCVAVGIVGLSAHKGSAADTYTENPGTQGNGDFTIGPDYKTDPDLTDKGNPKGKNFEFSMALADSKIFKGDDTTLEPDKKAVRKERKIFVYVPAAYKDGTRAPFLIIHDGPGQLGLVRNALDNLTISKDPNRSLPAFIAIAVENGGNDGKNSERGLEYDTMSDRLARFINDEVLPAVLNNADVKAAYPHIAFTANPWGHAVIGCSSGGAAALTMGWFRPDLFRRIIAYSGTFVDQQDDDAPEEAKFPLGAWEYHSGMKLIESSERKPLRIFTHVSEHDLRENDPEGTQHNWVMAGKRTTAALEAKGYDHRFVFSLNTRHCDGKVFQQTLADTLVWIWRGYHAD; this is encoded by the coding sequence ATGCTGAAACCCAAATTCTTCTCGCTTTGTGCTTCCTGTGTGGCCGTTGGAATCGTCGGTCTGTCCGCCCACAAAGGATCGGCTGCCGATACGTACACCGAAAACCCCGGCACGCAAGGCAACGGGGATTTTACCATCGGTCCCGATTACAAGACGGACCCCGATCTCACGGACAAGGGCAATCCCAAGGGAAAGAACTTCGAGTTCTCGATGGCCCTGGCAGACAGCAAAATTTTCAAGGGCGACGACACCACGCTCGAGCCGGACAAGAAGGCCGTGCGCAAGGAACGGAAAATCTTCGTCTATGTGCCGGCCGCGTACAAAGACGGCACCAGGGCGCCCTTTCTCATCATCCATGACGGGCCGGGTCAACTCGGCCTGGTGCGCAACGCGCTGGACAACCTGACCATCTCCAAGGATCCGAACCGCAGCCTGCCGGCGTTTATCGCGATCGCGGTCGAAAACGGCGGTAACGACGGCAAGAACAGCGAGCGCGGTCTCGAATACGACACCATGTCCGACCGGCTGGCCCGGTTCATCAACGACGAAGTCCTGCCGGCGGTGCTCAACAACGCCGACGTCAAGGCCGCCTACCCGCACATCGCCTTCACGGCCAACCCGTGGGGACATGCTGTGATCGGTTGCAGTTCCGGCGGCGCGGCCGCGTTGACGATGGGCTGGTTCCGGCCCGACTTGTTCCGTCGCATCATCGCCTATTCCGGCACCTTCGTGGATCAGCAGGACGACGATGCGCCGGAGGAAGCCAAATTCCCGCTCGGCGCGTGGGAATACCATTCCGGAATGAAACTGATTGAAAGCAGCGAAAGGAAACCGTTGCGCATCTTCACCCACGTGTCTGAACACGACCTGCGCGAAAACGATCCGGAAGGAACCCAGCACAACTGGGTGATGGCCGGCAAACGCACGACGGCGGCACTCGAAGCCAAGGGTTACGACCATCGCTTCGTTTTCAGCCTCAATACGAGGCATTGCGACGGCAAGGTTTTCCAGCAAACTTTGGCGGATACACTGGTGTGGATCTGGCGTGGCTACCACGCGGATTAA